A single genomic interval of Trachemys scripta elegans isolate TJP31775 chromosome 3, CAS_Tse_1.0, whole genome shotgun sequence harbors:
- the LGALSL gene encoding galectin-related protein, whose product MPPAWRGGAAFAAATSPAAATAAAPACLGAREPAAFAGAPGSGSSAEPPPPRPAGSAPAAPSPARPAPSPLPAPADPAPHRPPAPSQLHRFNKMAGSVAKRDALKIEDGHLNNSLGSPVQADVYFPQLIVPFCGHIKGGMRPGKKILVMGMVDLNPESFDISLTCGESEDPPADVAIELKAVFTDKQFLRNACVSGEWGEEQSSIPYFPFIPDQPFRVEILCEHPRFRVFVDGHQLFDFYHRIETLSAIDTIKINGDLRLTKLG is encoded by the exons ATGCCGCCTGCCTGGCGAGGCGGCGCAGCCTTCGCTGCTGccacctcccctgctgctgccaccgcGGCGGCACCAGCCTGTCTGGGTGCACGCGAGCCGGCGGCCTTTGCAGGAGCGCCTGGCTCCGGGTCCAGCGCCGAGCCCCCGCCCCCTCGCCCGGCCGGGTCAGCTCCGGCTGCGCCCAGCCCAGCGcgtcccgctccctccccccttcccgcTCCAGCTGATCCAGCCCCGCACCGGCCGCCTGCGCCTTCACAACTGCACCGATTCAACAAGATGGCGGGATCCGTGGCGAAGAGGGACGCGCTG AAAATAGAGGATGGGCATTTAAACAACTCCTTGGGATCCCCAGTGCAAGCAGATGTGTATTTTCCACAGCTG ATTGTCCCATTTTGTGGACACATCAAAGGAGGAATGAGGCCAGGAAAGAAGATCTTAGTTATGGGCATGGTGGATCTCAATCCCGAGAG CTTTGACATCAGTCTGACATGTGGGGAATCAGAAGATCCTCCTGCGGATGTAGCCATTGAACTGAAAGCTGTATTTACAGACAAACAGTTCCTCAGAAACGCTTGTGTATCTGGCGAATGGGGCGAAGAACAATCATCAATTCCTTACTTTCCATTTATTCCAGACCAGCCATTTAGG gtTGAAATACTTTGTGAGCACCCACGTTTTAGAGTATTTGTGGATGGACATCAGCTTTTTGATTTTTACCATCGTATTGAAACACTGTCAGCAATTGATACAATAAAGATAAATGGAGATCTTCGTCTTACTAAACTCGGCTGA